From the genome of Gemmatimonas phototrophica, one region includes:
- a CDS encoding YqaA family protein, translating to MHSPGPLSRLHDRLQQWADAGWSNGVVFGWGLLQGVIFPGVADLFFLPLSLARPERAYRLALVATAGTLIGSVVLYWVGAEALVWLEGPLSRFVGLSPSDLHAYRERLAEWGGLAIFASTMSPLSTKLTSIASGAAGVPFVVFTLALLAGRLTRTMALAWLVRHGGAAAVQRWLQPVRHE from the coding sequence ATGCATTCCCCGGGCCCGCTCAGCCGCCTCCATGACCGCCTGCAACAGTGGGCCGACGCCGGCTGGTCCAACGGCGTGGTTTTTGGATGGGGGTTGCTGCAGGGGGTGATTTTCCCCGGGGTCGCCGACCTCTTTTTCCTGCCGCTCTCCCTCGCTCGCCCCGAGAGGGCCTACCGGCTGGCGCTGGTGGCCACGGCGGGTACGCTCATTGGCAGCGTGGTGCTGTATTGGGTGGGCGCCGAAGCACTAGTGTGGCTGGAAGGGCCACTATCGCGCTTTGTGGGCCTGTCACCGAGTGACCTGCACGCCTACCGCGAGCGGCTCGCCGAGTGGGGAGGGCTGGCCATTTTTGCCAGCACCATGAGCCCGTTGTCCACGAAACTCACGAGTATCGCGTCGGGCGCCGCAGGTGTGCCCTTCGTGGTCTTCACGCTGGCGCTGCTGGCCGGTCGGCTCACCCGCACCATGGCGCTGGCCTGGCTGGTGCGCCACGGCGGGGCGGCGGCGGTGCAGCGGTGGCTTCAGCCGGTACGACACGAGTAA
- a CDS encoding HD domain-containing protein has protein sequence MSIPSADLLGILDFLRAAEALKHTTRVAWTSTGKQETVAEHTWRLCLMAMVFAPRFPGVDVGKLLRICIVHDLGEAIGGDISAKLQVDMPNKAEQERRDLLQLTEPLPPHTREEIVALWDEYEQAASLEARIAKGLDKLETILQHNQGAMPADFDFRFNLEYGAKYTTDDPILRTIRAVLDEETERRAQEQDRITRHPSL, from the coding sequence ATGAGCATCCCATCAGCCGACCTGCTCGGCATTCTGGATTTTTTGCGGGCCGCCGAGGCGTTGAAGCACACGACGCGGGTGGCGTGGACTTCCACCGGCAAACAGGAGACGGTGGCCGAGCATACGTGGCGGCTTTGTCTCATGGCCATGGTGTTTGCGCCGCGCTTTCCCGGTGTGGACGTGGGCAAGCTGCTGCGCATCTGCATCGTGCACGACCTGGGCGAAGCCATTGGCGGGGATATCTCTGCCAAGCTGCAGGTGGATATGCCCAACAAGGCCGAGCAGGAGCGCCGCGACCTGTTGCAGCTGACCGAACCGCTGCCGCCCCACACGCGCGAGGAGATCGTGGCGTTGTGGGATGAATACGAGCAGGCGGCGTCGTTGGAGGCGCGCATTGCCAAGGGGCTCGACAAGCTCGAGACCATTTTGCAGCACAATCAGGGGGCGATGCCGGCGGATTTCGATTTCCGGTTCAACCTCGAGTACGGCGCGAAGTACACGACGGACGATCCCATTTTGCGGACCATCCGGGCGGTGCTGGATGAGGAGACTGAACGTCGGGCGCAGGAGCAGGACCGCATCACTCGTCACCCGTCGTTGTGA
- a CDS encoding tRNA guanosine(34) transglycosylase Tgt has protein sequence MTAFGFRTSHANGHARLGWFTTPHGVVETPAFMPVGTHASVRGLAMQEIRDAGAQMILANAYHLYLRPGDQMVRALGGLHAFSRWEGPMLTDSGGYQVFSLARYRKVSEEGVEFRNKIDGSLHQYTPEKVMQIERNIGADVIMQLDELIEGGSEHRASYRAMERSLRWLERCRVEFERLDRDGRAPVRGLTVPDGAPALSTQDMTRDVVAPPQALFPIVQGGTYADLRTASINGILQSGDWAGIAVGGLSVGEAKSAMYDTFDTCAPLLPLDKPRYLMGVGFPDDLLEAVSRGMDLFDCVAPTRMGRHGTVFTSDGKVQIQKSSNRTDRRPLTDDCACPACMQYDRAYLRHLMVTEEPLGPRLLALHNLTFLMALMAKAREQLAAGEFGAWSSGWLSRYRSKGMG, from the coding sequence GTGACGGCGTTCGGGTTTCGCACCAGTCACGCCAACGGTCACGCCCGGCTGGGGTGGTTCACCACGCCACATGGTGTGGTGGAGACGCCGGCGTTCATGCCGGTGGGCACGCATGCATCGGTGCGTGGGTTGGCGATGCAGGAAATTCGCGACGCGGGGGCGCAGATGATTCTGGCCAACGCGTACCACCTGTATTTGCGTCCCGGCGATCAGATGGTGCGGGCCCTTGGGGGCTTGCACGCATTTTCGCGCTGGGAAGGCCCCATGCTTACCGACAGCGGCGGCTACCAGGTGTTTTCGCTGGCGCGCTACCGCAAGGTGAGTGAAGAGGGAGTGGAGTTCCGCAACAAGATCGACGGGTCGCTGCACCAGTACACCCCCGAGAAGGTGATGCAGATTGAGCGCAACATTGGCGCCGATGTCATCATGCAGCTGGACGAGCTCATTGAAGGGGGCTCGGAGCATCGGGCATCGTATCGCGCGATGGAGCGCAGCCTGCGTTGGCTGGAGCGGTGTCGGGTGGAGTTTGAACGACTGGATCGCGACGGGCGGGCGCCAGTGAGGGGATTGACGGTGCCGGATGGCGCGCCCGCCTTGTCCACGCAGGATATGACGCGTGATGTGGTGGCCCCGCCGCAAGCGCTGTTTCCCATTGTGCAGGGAGGCACCTACGCCGACCTGCGCACGGCGTCCATCAACGGTATTCTGCAGAGCGGTGACTGGGCCGGCATTGCGGTGGGCGGCTTATCGGTAGGTGAAGCGAAGAGTGCGATGTACGACACCTTCGACACCTGCGCGCCACTGCTCCCGCTCGACAAACCCCGCTATCTCATGGGCGTGGGCTTTCCGGACGATCTGCTCGAAGCCGTCTCGCGTGGCATGGACCTGTTCGATTGCGTGGCGCCCACGCGCATGGGGCGGCACGGCACCGTGTTCACCTCCGACGGCAAAGTACAGATTCAAAAGAGCAGCAACCGCACCGACCGGCGCCCGCTCACCGACGACTGCGCCTGTCCGGCGTGCATGCAATACGATCGCGCCTATCTGCGGCATCTCATGGTGACCGAAGAGCCTTTGGGACCACGCCTGCTGGCGTTGCACAACCTGACGTTCCTCATGGCGCTGATGGCGAAGGCGCGGGAGCAGCTCGCGGCCGGGGAGTTTGGGGCGTGGAGTAGCGGGTGGCTTTCGCGTTATCGCTCGAAGGGAATGGGTTGA
- a CDS encoding four helix bundle protein — MTDHRKLKVWQLAQQVAEIVWRETMSCAPGLSMHTVRQIRTSSESVGANIAEGNRRTPKEFRRYLNIALGSANETDSHLVTLMNRGLIDLRIALQVRDDLATLKRMIIALQKTLL; from the coding sequence ATGACAGACCACCGCAAACTGAAAGTCTGGCAATTGGCACAACAGGTGGCGGAAATCGTGTGGCGCGAAACCATGTCTTGTGCCCCGGGGCTCTCGATGCACACCGTGAGACAAATTCGCACTTCGTCCGAATCTGTTGGGGCCAACATTGCCGAAGGGAACCGTCGTACGCCCAAGGAGTTCCGACGCTATCTCAATATCGCGTTGGGGAGCGCGAACGAAACAGACAGCCATTTGGTGACGCTCATGAATCGCGGGCTCATCGACTTGCGCATTGCCCTGCAGGTTCGCGACGATCTGGCGACTCTCAAGCGAATGATCATCGCGCTTCAGAAGACACTCCTTTAA
- a CDS encoding MIP/aquaporin family protein — protein sequence MPSTVTGEFLGTLILLLLGNGVVANVLLTDTKGHSGGLIVITAGWAFAVMSGGMVAVALGAPGELNPAVSIANVVTGVYPLATGLAHVAAQMLGAMCGATLVWLHYLPHWARTKDQGLILASFCNAPAVRTTGPNLFAEIIGTAVLVLVAGAIGARGVLGATPATNIGSFLVGCLVWGIGLSLGGPTGYAINPARDLGPRIMHALLPIAGKGGSDWGYAWIPVVGPVVGASVAALAWARLT from the coding sequence ATGCCCTCCACCGTCACCGGTGAATTTCTCGGCACGTTGATTCTGCTGCTGCTTGGCAACGGCGTCGTAGCCAACGTGCTCCTTACCGATACCAAGGGGCACAGTGGGGGCTTGATTGTGATCACCGCCGGCTGGGCCTTTGCCGTGATGTCCGGCGGCATGGTGGCCGTGGCACTCGGCGCGCCCGGCGAACTCAATCCAGCGGTGTCGATTGCCAACGTGGTGACCGGCGTCTATCCGCTGGCGACGGGGCTGGCGCATGTCGCGGCGCAGATGCTGGGCGCCATGTGCGGGGCCACCCTGGTCTGGTTGCACTATCTGCCGCACTGGGCCCGCACCAAGGATCAGGGGCTCATCCTCGCCAGCTTCTGCAACGCGCCGGCGGTGCGCACCACGGGCCCCAATCTGTTCGCGGAAATCATTGGCACCGCGGTGCTGGTACTCGTGGCCGGCGCCATTGGCGCGCGCGGCGTATTGGGCGCCACGCCGGCCACGAACATAGGGTCGTTCCTGGTGGGCTGTCTGGTGTGGGGCATTGGTCTGTCGTTGGGCGGCCCGACGGGCTATGCCATCAATCCCGCACGCGATCTGGGGCCGCGCATTATGCACGCGCTACTCCCGATTGCCGGGAAGGGCGGGAGCGACTGGGGCTATGCGTGGATTCCGGTGGTGGGGCCGGTGGTGGGGGCTAGTGTGGCAGCGCTGGCATGGGCGCGGCTCACTTGA
- a CDS encoding MBL fold metallo-hydrolase, with protein sequence MVNSLPRRLVSMLFLAATAVSVFAPWTASAQVRTADPALRGVPLTDFPRFVKLSKHVYGYEEIRQPGFTTVSLIVLGKDGVLIADAQGSAAATQTMLDRIRTITPLPIKWYVVGSDHGDHTAGNHVLPGGLTWVVHPTSLAQLKRDSAAATAGRTVVVPPTAMTGSEQTIDLGTTQVVVRFLGRAHTGGDLMVHLPKEQILFMSEAFLNRVFPAMRSAYPTEWARTVDAALALPRVKRFVPGHGFIEKDKRSREELITFRDAITSVIAESKRLKTLGLTLEEATKRANWGDVGTWFLADQQAPIAIRRVWAEMDAGNR encoded by the coding sequence ATGGTCAATTCCCTGCCCCGCCGGCTGGTCTCCATGCTGTTCCTGGCCGCCACCGCCGTCTCCGTGTTTGCCCCCTGGACCGCCTCTGCGCAGGTCCGCACCGCCGACCCCGCGTTGCGCGGCGTACCGCTTACAGACTTCCCACGCTTCGTCAAGCTGTCCAAGCACGTCTACGGCTACGAGGAAATCCGACAGCCGGGCTTCACGACCGTGAGTCTGATCGTACTCGGCAAGGACGGCGTGCTCATCGCCGACGCGCAGGGGTCTGCGGCGGCGACGCAAACCATGCTCGACCGCATTCGCACCATCACGCCGCTCCCCATCAAGTGGTACGTGGTAGGGAGCGATCATGGCGATCATACCGCGGGCAACCACGTGCTCCCCGGTGGGCTCACGTGGGTGGTACACCCCACGTCGCTCGCCCAGCTCAAGCGCGACTCGGCGGCGGCCACCGCCGGACGCACCGTTGTCGTGCCGCCCACAGCCATGACCGGATCAGAGCAGACCATCGACCTCGGTACCACACAGGTGGTGGTACGGTTTCTGGGTCGCGCGCACACCGGCGGTGACCTCATGGTGCATCTGCCCAAGGAGCAGATTCTTTTCATGAGCGAGGCCTTCCTCAATCGTGTCTTCCCGGCCATGCGTTCCGCCTACCCCACCGAGTGGGCCCGCACAGTGGACGCGGCGCTCGCCCTGCCGCGCGTGAAGCGCTTCGTGCCCGGCCACGGGTTCATCGAAAAGGACAAACGCTCGCGCGAAGAACTGATCACCTTCCGCGACGCCATCACCAGCGTCATTGCGGAAAGCAAGCGACTCAAGACGCTCGGCCTCACGCTCGAGGAAGCCACCAAGCGCGCCAACTGGGGCGACGTGGGCACGTGGTTCCTGGCGGACCAACAAGCGCCCATAGCCATACGGCGAGTGTGGGCAGAGATGGACGCAGGCAACCGCTAA
- a CDS encoding penicillin acylase family protein: MARFTPVAVLSLAAGLGATWLGVRGVGEVPPLGALLSPAVGLWINTTGDLPAQASANIPGLTDAVDIRYDTRSVPHIFAKTDLDAVRALGYVVARDRLFQLELQARAGEGTLTELVGDVALPADQETRHLGMPRSAEARMTAMDTTGMLYGILRAYADGINAYRTSLSTAQLPVEYKLLQKTPREWLPVHSMHLLNRMGYTLAHSPLELDLLQARALVGDSAARAFWDSSSPVQEPIQPAPRSASREALASLPAPGTPDSAAARMVAALGAQSGPLLWTRDATLPVNQRADVQQERAFASNNWAVSPSRSANGLALLAGDPHLELTLPSIWYEVHLVVPGVMDVGGVTIPGLPGVTIGYTRSFAWSFTNTGADVMDFWRETVNDAARPTTYELDGAQQPLETRVEQYRDKSGRVIATDTVYFTHRGPMRKQGSEWLSMRWTVLEAGSELLGFYQGMRSATAEGFLDSLATYYQAPAQNMIVADTAGTIAIRSTGRHPIRANRGRGTEILDGRTRANDWMGFRTIAQYPQSVRPAQGYLASANQEPIDPQYDSLYLGTDPHYEIWRALQINRLLRADSSMTPDKMRQFHTNPGSVRADRLAPALVAAAKARIAQGDTSKSLAAAEAMLSAWDRRYTRDNTGARLFETALGRVVMLLWDEFIPTGKDAALVRPSESRLLQLVADSGSAWWDDRRTTGVREDRDMLLARALVAAYDTLVVDFGDPAKTPWTWGTVSPAKPRHLLRLDGFSAPNMPIDGGRGTLNPSVGSRFANFGASWRMVAEMDAQPRIMGVYPGGQSGNPASPRYLDRLAMWGNGQLDSVRTPRTPADLSARDLRATLTLTR, from the coding sequence ATGGCCCGCTTTACTCCTGTCGCCGTCCTGTCTCTCGCTGCCGGTCTAGGCGCCACCTGGCTCGGTGTGCGCGGCGTGGGCGAGGTACCACCGCTGGGCGCCCTGCTCTCGCCGGCGGTGGGGCTCTGGATCAACACCACCGGTGACCTGCCGGCACAGGCCTCGGCGAACATCCCCGGTCTCACTGACGCGGTGGACATTCGCTACGACACGCGCAGCGTGCCGCACATCTTCGCCAAAACGGATCTGGATGCGGTGCGGGCGCTCGGCTACGTGGTGGCACGCGACCGGCTCTTCCAGCTGGAACTGCAAGCACGGGCCGGCGAGGGGACTCTCACGGAACTCGTCGGTGATGTGGCGTTGCCCGCCGACCAGGAAACGCGACACCTGGGGATGCCGCGATCGGCGGAAGCGCGCATGACGGCCATGGATACCACCGGGATGCTGTACGGCATTCTGCGGGCCTACGCCGATGGGATCAACGCGTATCGGACGTCGCTCTCCACGGCGCAGCTGCCTGTGGAGTACAAGCTGCTGCAGAAGACACCACGCGAGTGGTTGCCGGTGCACTCCATGCATCTGCTGAACCGCATGGGGTACACGCTGGCCCATTCCCCGCTGGAGCTCGATCTGCTGCAGGCACGCGCCCTGGTGGGCGACAGTGCGGCCCGGGCGTTCTGGGATAGCTCGTCGCCGGTGCAGGAGCCCATTCAACCGGCGCCGCGCAGTGCGTCACGTGAGGCACTGGCATCGCTGCCGGCACCCGGTACACCGGACAGTGCCGCCGCGCGCATGGTGGCGGCCCTTGGGGCACAGAGCGGACCGCTGCTCTGGACCCGCGATGCCACGCTCCCGGTCAATCAGCGCGCCGATGTACAGCAAGAGCGGGCCTTTGCCTCCAACAATTGGGCCGTGTCACCCTCGCGCAGTGCCAATGGGTTGGCGCTGCTGGCGGGTGATCCGCACCTGGAGCTCACGCTCCCCAGCATCTGGTACGAAGTCCACCTGGTGGTCCCCGGCGTCATGGACGTGGGCGGGGTGACCATTCCGGGTTTGCCCGGCGTGACCATTGGCTACACGCGCAGCTTTGCCTGGAGCTTTACGAATACCGGCGCCGATGTCATGGACTTCTGGCGCGAAACGGTGAACGATGCGGCGCGCCCCACCACGTATGAACTGGATGGTGCGCAGCAACCGCTCGAGACGCGCGTGGAGCAGTACCGCGACAAGTCCGGGCGCGTGATTGCCACCGACACGGTGTACTTCACCCATCGTGGTCCCATGCGGAAGCAGGGAAGCGAATGGCTCTCCATGCGCTGGACGGTGCTGGAGGCAGGCAGTGAACTGCTGGGCTTCTATCAGGGGATGCGCTCAGCCACGGCCGAAGGGTTCCTCGATTCCCTGGCAACGTATTACCAGGCGCCCGCACAGAACATGATCGTGGCCGATACGGCGGGCACGATTGCGATTCGCAGCACGGGGCGGCACCCCATTCGCGCCAACCGCGGGCGTGGTACGGAGATCCTTGATGGGCGCACTCGCGCCAACGACTGGATGGGCTTCCGCACTATCGCACAATATCCGCAAAGTGTTCGGCCGGCGCAGGGCTATCTCGCCTCCGCCAACCAGGAGCCCATCGATCCGCAGTACGATTCGCTGTATCTGGGCACCGATCCGCACTACGAAATCTGGCGTGCCCTGCAGATCAATCGCTTGCTGCGGGCTGACAGCAGCATGACGCCCGACAAGATGCGGCAGTTTCACACCAACCCCGGCAGTGTACGGGCCGACCGTCTGGCACCGGCGCTGGTCGCGGCAGCCAAGGCGCGCATCGCGCAGGGAGATACGTCGAAGTCGCTGGCTGCGGCGGAAGCGATGTTGTCGGCGTGGGATCGTCGCTACACGCGCGACAATACGGGCGCGCGGCTGTTTGAAACGGCGCTTGGTCGTGTAGTAATGCTGTTGTGGGATGAGTTCATTCCGACCGGCAAGGATGCGGCCCTGGTGCGTCCCTCCGAGTCGCGGTTGCTGCAGCTGGTGGCAGACTCCGGCAGTGCGTGGTGGGATGATCGTCGCACGACCGGCGTGCGAGAAGATCGCGACATGTTGCTCGCGCGCGCGTTGGTAGCCGCGTACGACACGCTGGTGGTGGACTTTGGCGATCCGGCCAAGACACCATGGACGTGGGGCACGGTGTCGCCCGCCAAGCCACGACATCTGTTGCGGCTCGACGGCTTCTCGGCACCCAACATGCCCATTGATGGCGGACGCGGCACGCTCAACCCCTCGGTGGGTTCGCGCTTCGCGAATTTCGGCGCCAGTTGGCGTATGGTGGCCGAGATGGACGCGCAGCCACGCATCATGGGCGTGTACCCCGGCGGGCAGAGTGGCAATCCGGCGAGCCCACGGTATCTCGATCGCCTCGCCATGTGGGGGAACGGACAGCTGGACAGCGTGCGCACACCGCGCACGCCTGCCGACCTGTCGGCGCGCGATCTTCGCGCGACACTCACTCTGACGCGCTGA
- a CDS encoding sigma-70 family RNA polymerase sigma factor, producing the protein MDYLERLFREYHGPVVRYLTRRLGDRDLAEELAQETFLRAMRHGPVARERAWLFAVATNLVRDEARRDARERKRLSLIKAQVDAEGPAEPETVTAERLADELREQALAREAVDALAERDRMALLLREEGLDYHEIAAALGLSVGSVGTTLSRARRRLVEVYEALQRSRTGDRAAKEGSGVA; encoded by the coding sequence ATGGACTATCTCGAACGATTATTCCGGGAGTATCACGGGCCCGTCGTGCGGTACCTCACGCGACGATTGGGCGACCGTGATCTCGCCGAGGAGCTGGCGCAGGAGACCTTCCTGCGGGCCATGCGGCACGGGCCGGTGGCGCGGGAGCGTGCCTGGCTCTTTGCGGTGGCCACCAACCTGGTACGCGACGAAGCCCGCCGGGACGCCCGGGAACGGAAACGGCTTTCGTTGATCAAGGCCCAGGTGGATGCCGAGGGGCCGGCGGAGCCGGAGACCGTGACCGCAGAACGGCTGGCTGATGAACTGCGCGAACAGGCGCTGGCCCGCGAGGCCGTGGATGCGCTGGCCGAACGCGATCGCATGGCGCTGCTGCTGCGCGAAGAAGGGTTGGACTATCACGAAATCGCTGCGGCCCTCGGGCTGAGCGTGGGGAGCGTTGGCACAACGCTCTCGCGCGCCCGTCGCCGCCTGGTTGAGGTCTACGAAGCGCTGCAGCGGTCCCGTACGGGCGACCGCGCCGCCAAGGAGGGGTCAGGTGTTGCCTAA
- a CDS encoding YfbK domain-containing protein produces MLPNQFEVSSERLEPVFDAAGHVDEGTVHTWLDGAFDTASATRVEEHVATCASCGAMVAEARGLMAASSRILGGLDTVPGGVVPMADAARTAMRVAAGSAPRSRWTQGWTVRAAAALFLVVGGTVVLRDRGTAPRPASPQPVAAEPMPVAADTAVVAAAPPRADTPSVAAPATAPKAMARTAEAAANRVAAKAARPQVVAEAADLAAGAAPRPTAPSLVAQAAPAPAPPAVASTAPVAALRVAAASEMTAPVEARPLVITGFVRDAATQLPLANVGVAVMADASTNARQAGAITDVGGRYTITLATRPAGGTVYLTARLIGYAMSRVQRLAPGDTVNVSFTMARTTMSLSQTVVTAERSRPERASNAPASIATVAGAPPAPMGRIVAVRPINSGERVAADNGKAGTIRRMNREQYDRIEDNPFLGVKNNPLSTFSIDVDRASYTNVRRFLQGSTRPPKDAVRIEEFINYFPYQLPEPRGNDPVSISSEVIAAPWQPQHKLVRVALQAKRIETANLPPNNLVFLLDVSGSMNEWNKLPLVKQALRLLVDQLRPQDRVAIVTYAGAAGLVLPSTSGDEKVRILSALDRLEAGGSTAGGAGIDLAYRTAREHFLPNGNNRVILATDGDFNVGPSSDSELERMVEQRRREGTYLTVLGFGTGNYQASKMEKLAKVGNGNAAYVDNISEARKVLVEEMGATLLTVANDVKLQVEFNPAAVQAYRLIGYENRLLATEDFNDDTKDAGDIGAGHQVTALYEVVPVGVRGTVNIRGIDSLRYVTPDRSMGAPASGGADELLFVKLRYKRPGQSTSQLMSHAVPSRTVRASQDMRFVSAVASFGMLLRDSEYKGNSSAAQVLEQARAALGEDIGGYRAEFVQLVERWRALGVTAGERR; encoded by the coding sequence GTGTTGCCTAATCAATTTGAAGTCTCCAGCGAGCGTTTGGAGCCGGTATTCGACGCGGCCGGCCATGTGGATGAAGGCACGGTGCACACGTGGCTGGACGGGGCGTTTGACACCGCGTCGGCCACCCGGGTGGAAGAGCATGTGGCGACGTGCGCATCGTGTGGGGCCATGGTGGCCGAAGCGCGTGGCCTGATGGCGGCCAGCAGCCGCATTCTGGGTGGGCTGGATACGGTGCCGGGAGGCGTGGTGCCAATGGCCGATGCGGCCCGCACCGCCATGCGCGTGGCGGCAGGATCAGCGCCCCGGTCGCGCTGGACTCAGGGGTGGACGGTTCGCGCCGCGGCCGCGCTGTTCCTCGTGGTGGGGGGCACTGTGGTGCTGCGCGATCGTGGTACGGCCCCACGACCCGCCTCGCCGCAACCCGTCGCCGCGGAGCCCATGCCCGTCGCTGCCGATACCGCGGTAGTGGCGGCGGCGCCACCGCGTGCCGATACCCCGTCTGTGGCCGCACCCGCCACGGCTCCTAAAGCCATGGCGCGCACGGCGGAAGCCGCAGCCAATCGCGTGGCCGCAAAGGCAGCACGCCCACAAGTAGTGGCGGAAGCGGCCGATCTCGCGGCCGGAGCGGCGCCTCGGCCAACGGCGCCATCGTTGGTGGCGCAGGCAGCGCCCGCTCCAGCGCCGCCAGCGGTGGCGTCAACCGCGCCCGTCGCCGCTTTGCGTGTAGCGGCGGCGAGCGAAATGACGGCGCCGGTCGAAGCACGGCCGTTGGTTATCACCGGCTTCGTACGTGACGCCGCAACACAGCTGCCATTGGCCAACGTGGGAGTCGCGGTGATGGCCGACGCCAGCACAAACGCAAGACAAGCAGGAGCCATCACGGATGTTGGCGGAAGGTATACAATCACGCTCGCGACACGGCCAGCCGGCGGCACGGTATATCTCACCGCGCGACTCATTGGCTATGCCATGTCGAGAGTGCAGCGGCTGGCGCCGGGCGATACGGTCAACGTGTCGTTCACAATGGCGCGTACAACCATGTCACTCAGTCAGACGGTGGTAACGGCGGAACGATCCCGCCCCGAGCGTGCCTCCAACGCGCCGGCCTCCATTGCCACCGTAGCCGGTGCACCGCCAGCACCCATGGGACGCATCGTGGCCGTGCGTCCGATCAATAGCGGTGAAAGGGTGGCCGCCGACAACGGAAAGGCGGGCACCATTCGCCGCATGAACCGCGAGCAATACGACCGCATCGAGGACAACCCGTTCCTCGGCGTCAAGAACAACCCGCTCAGCACCTTCTCCATCGATGTGGACCGCGCTTCGTACACCAACGTGCGGCGGTTCCTCCAGGGCAGCACGCGTCCGCCCAAGGATGCCGTGCGCATTGAGGAGTTCATCAACTACTTCCCGTATCAGTTGCCCGAGCCACGCGGCAACGATCCGGTGTCCATCAGCAGTGAAGTGATTGCCGCGCCGTGGCAGCCGCAGCACAAGCTGGTGCGCGTGGCGCTGCAGGCCAAGCGTATCGAGACCGCGAACCTGCCGCCCAACAATCTTGTGTTCCTGCTCGATGTGTCGGGCTCGATGAACGAGTGGAACAAGCTGCCACTGGTGAAGCAGGCGCTGCGCCTGCTGGTGGATCAGCTGCGGCCGCAGGATCGCGTCGCCATCGTGACCTACGCCGGTGCCGCAGGGCTCGTGCTCCCCAGCACCAGTGGCGACGAAAAGGTGCGCATACTGAGCGCGCTCGATCGGCTGGAGGCGGGTGGCTCCACGGCCGGTGGCGCGGGCATTGACCTGGCCTATCGCACCGCCCGCGAACACTTCCTCCCCAACGGCAACAACCGCGTCATTCTCGCCACCGACGGCGACTTCAACGTGGGGCCCAGCAGTGATTCCGAACTCGAACGCATGGTGGAGCAGCGCCGACGCGAGGGCACCTATCTCACGGTGCTCGGCTTTGGCACCGGCAACTACCAGGCGTCGAAGATGGAAAAGCTCGCCAAGGTGGGGAACGGCAACGCGGCCTACGTGGACAACATTTCGGAAGCACGAAAGGTGCTCGTGGAAGAGATGGGCGCCACGCTGCTCACAGTGGCCAACGACGTGAAGCTGCAGGTGGAGTTCAACCCGGCCGCGGTGCAGGCGTACCGCCTTATTGGCTACGAGAACCGGTTGCTCGCCACCGAAGACTTCAACGACGACACCAAGGATGCCGGCGACATTGGCGCAGGGCATCAGGTCACCGCACTCTACGAGGTGGTGCCGGTGGGCGTGCGTGGCACGGTGAACATTCGTGGCATCGACTCGCTGCGCTATGTCACCCCCGATCGCAGCATGGGGGCACCGGCATCAGGAGGCGCCGACGAACTGCTCTTCGTGAAACTGCGCTACAAGCGTCCGGGGCAGTCCACCAGTCAGCTCATGTCCCATGCGGTGCCGTCGCGCACGGTGCGGGCCAGTCAGGACATGCGCTTCGTGTCGGCCGTGGCGAGCTTCGGCATGCTGCTGCGCGACAGCGAGTACAAGGGAAACAGCAGCGCCGCGCAGGTCCTGGAGCAGGCCCGCGCGGCGCTGGGGGAAGACATTGGAGGCTATCGCGCCGAGTTCGTACAGCTGGTGGAACGGTGGCGCGCGCTCGGGGTTACGGCTGGCGAACGGCGGTAA